GGATGTTCTAAAGAGTGTTGTTGAAACTAAAGGATTTTTTTCAGTTGAATATAGGCAAAATAGTAAACAGCCTGTTTATTATCCGCCCAGTAATTATTTCAATTCTTATCTCTCATCCCTCGACTCACGAGGCCCACCTACCTGTTAACCCCACTTTAGTTTAATAAAATTAGACAGATACATTAATAGTATCTGCAAATTTATTATGCTTTGGTAATAGTAAGCTTCGCTTTAATTACCATTTTACCATATTTATTTTTTAAGAATTAATCCTTGGTTTGTATAGCTCAAATCCATAGATAACCTGTATGGTATTTTCATTTTTATTATTTACGACTTAAAAATATTTTAAACATAATGTTAGACAAAATCATTGCATTTTCGATAAACAATAAACTTGTTATCGGATTATTTACGCTGGCTCTAATTGGATGGGGCACATATTCGCTAACACAGCTACCCATTGATGCAGTTCCAGACATCACAGACAATCAAGTTATGGTTATTACCATATCACCCACTTTAGCGGCACAAGAAGTAGAACAATTAGTTACGTTTCCAGTAGAACAAACAATGGTTAGTATTCCTGGTATTAAGGATATGCGTTCCTTTTCTCGATTCGGGCTTTCTATAGTAACTATTGTTTTTGAGGAAAGTGTCGATTTATATTGGGCAAGGCAACAAGTTCAAGAGCGATTAACGCAGGCTGCCAAAGATATTCCTGAAGGCATCGGAAAACCAGAAATGGGACCCGTAACTACTGGATTGGGTGAAATTTATCAATATGTAATTCACACCGAAAAAGGATATGAAGATAAATATGATGCCACCGAATTAAGAACTATACAGGATTGGATTATCAAAAGACAACTATTAGGAACACCAGGTGTTGCAGAAGTGAGTGGTTTTGGTGGTTTGGTCAAACAATATGAAATTGCCATAGACCCAGATAAACTTCAAAGTATGAATGTTACTATTGAAGATATTTTTACCGCTCTGGAAAAAAACAATCAAAACACGGGTGGAGCTTATATAGATAAAGGTCCTAATGCCTATTTTATTCGGAGCGAAGGTCTGGTTAACAATTTACAAGAATTGGAAAAAATAGCTGTTAAAGTAAATAACGGCACACCAGTACTTGTAAGGGATGTTGCCAAAGTACAGTTTGGTCACGGTGTGCGCTATGGAGCGGCTACCCGAAATGGAGAAGGCGAAGTTGTTACGGGAATTGTAATGATGCTAAAGGGAGCAAACTCTTCCGCAGTTATCAATGATGTAAAAGCTAAAATTGAACAGATTAAAGAAACTTTACCCGAAGGCGTGACCATTGAGCCTTATCTGGATAGGAAAGGTTTGGTGGACCGTGCAATAGGGACTGTAACGACTAATCTTACGGAAGGTGCGTTGATAGTAATTTTTGTACTAATCCTTTTTCTTGGAAATTTAAGAGGTGGATTGATAGTAGCTTCAGTGATACCACTCTCAATGCTTTTCGCAATCGCGATGATGAAACTCTTTGGGGTTTCCGGAAACCTAATGAGTTTGGGTGCCATAGATTTTGGTCTTATTGTAGATGGGGCGGTAATTGTAGTTGAATCTGTAATGTTTGGAATTCATACCAGTAAAAAGAAGTATTCTGGAGTTGACAAGCTATCGTCTGAACAAATGGATGCCGAGGTAAAATTATCTGCTGGGAAAATGATGAATTCCGCTGCCTTTGGACAAATCATAATATTAATCGTTTACGTGCCTATTTTGGCTTTGAGCGGAGTTGCAGGAAAAATGTTTCATCCAATGGCTCAAACGGTAATGTTCGCTATTCTTGGAGCATTAATTTTATCACTTACCTATGTTCCAATGATGTCTGCCCTCGCACTGGGTCGCAAGACGGAACATAAACGGAATTTTTCCGATAAAATGATGGATTTCTTTCAGCGTATGTACCAACCTATTTTAGAAGCTGCCCTGCACGCTAAACTGTTGGTACTTGGATTGGCAGTAGGATTATTTATTATAACGCTGATAGTTTTTGCAAATATGGGTGGTGAGTTTATTCCCCAATTGGACGAAGGAGATTTTGCGGTTGAAACCCGAGTGCCTGTTGGAAGTTCCATCGACCAGATGATTGATGTTTCTCAAAAGGCGCAGACCATATTATTACGTGAATATCCAGATGAAGTGAAGCAAGTTGTAAACAAGATTGGTTCAGGGGAAATTCCAACAGACCCGATGCCCATTGAAGCAGGTGATATGATGGTTATTTTAAGTCCAAAAGCGGAATGGACAAAAGCTGGCGGAAGAGAAGAACTGGCAGCAGTGATGAAAGAATCCCTGTCCATTATCCCGAATGCTACTTTTAGTTTTCAACAACCCATACAAATGCGTTTCAACGAACTTTTAACAGGTGCAAAACAGGATGTTGTAATAAAAATTTATGGCGAAGACCTCAATATTCTTTCAGACTTGGCAAGTAACGTGGGTAGCAAAATAAAATCGGTTGAGGGTGTTGAAGATTTGTATGTGGAAGAAGTGACTGGATTACCACAGATTAATATTCAAATGAACCGCGATAAGATTTCTCAATATGGAATGAACATCGAGGACATAAATAATGCTATCGAAACTGCCTTTGCGGGTACTTCGGCAGGACTTGTTTATGAAGGGGAACGTCGATTTGACCTTGTTGTGAGATTGGACAAAAATTTCCGAACCGATATTACAGATGTGCAGAACTTATATGTTAGCACACCACAGGGAAATCAAATTCCGTTAAGTCAGGTGGCCAACATTTCATTTGAACCAGGACCTGTACAGATTCAACGTGACAATGCAAAACGTCGGATTATTGTTGGCTTTAACGTGCGTGACAGGGATGTACAAAGTATTATTGAGGACATCAAGCAAATTATGAATTCGAAGGTTGATATGCCAGCAGGTTATTATGTAACCTACGGCGGTCAATTTCAGAACTTGCAAGAGGCTAATCAGCGGTTAATAATTGCTTTACCAATAGCTTTGTTGCTGATTTTAGTACTGCTGTTTTTTACTTTCGGTTCGATGAAACAAAGTTTGCTAATTTTTACGGCAATCCCTTTATCAGCCATTGGCGGTGTCTTTGCACTAATTATAAGAGACCTGCCTTTCAGTATTTCAGCTGGAATTGGATTTATTGCCCTATTTGGTGTGGCTGTTTTAAATGGAATCGTACTGGTGGCAGAATTCAACAGACTGGATAAAGAAGGTGTAACCGATATTTATGAACGCGTCATTAAAGGAACTCGTGTGAGATTGAGACCTGTATTAATGACGGCAACTGTAGCTGCTTTAGGTTTTTTACCTATGGCGTTATCAAATTCATCAGGTGCGGAAGTACAGCGCCCATTGGCTACCGT
The sequence above is drawn from the Cellulophaga sp. Hel_I_12 genome and encodes:
- a CDS encoding CusA/CzcA family heavy metal efflux RND transporter gives rise to the protein MLDKIIAFSINNKLVIGLFTLALIGWGTYSLTQLPIDAVPDITDNQVMVITISPTLAAQEVEQLVTFPVEQTMVSIPGIKDMRSFSRFGLSIVTIVFEESVDLYWARQQVQERLTQAAKDIPEGIGKPEMGPVTTGLGEIYQYVIHTEKGYEDKYDATELRTIQDWIIKRQLLGTPGVAEVSGFGGLVKQYEIAIDPDKLQSMNVTIEDIFTALEKNNQNTGGAYIDKGPNAYFIRSEGLVNNLQELEKIAVKVNNGTPVLVRDVAKVQFGHGVRYGAATRNGEGEVVTGIVMMLKGANSSAVINDVKAKIEQIKETLPEGVTIEPYLDRKGLVDRAIGTVTTNLTEGALIVIFVLILFLGNLRGGLIVASVIPLSMLFAIAMMKLFGVSGNLMSLGAIDFGLIVDGAVIVVESVMFGIHTSKKKYSGVDKLSSEQMDAEVKLSAGKMMNSAAFGQIIILIVYVPILALSGVAGKMFHPMAQTVMFAILGALILSLTYVPMMSALALGRKTEHKRNFSDKMMDFFQRMYQPILEAALHAKLLVLGLAVGLFIITLIVFANMGGEFIPQLDEGDFAVETRVPVGSSIDQMIDVSQKAQTILLREYPDEVKQVVNKIGSGEIPTDPMPIEAGDMMVILSPKAEWTKAGGREELAAVMKESLSIIPNATFSFQQPIQMRFNELLTGAKQDVVIKIYGEDLNILSDLASNVGSKIKSVEGVEDLYVEEVTGLPQINIQMNRDKISQYGMNIEDINNAIETAFAGTSAGLVYEGERRFDLVVRLDKNFRTDITDVQNLYVSTPQGNQIPLSQVANISFEPGPVQIQRDNAKRRIIVGFNVRDRDVQSIIEDIKQIMNSKVDMPAGYYVTYGGQFQNLQEANQRLIIALPIALLLILVLLFFTFGSMKQSLLIFTAIPLSAIGGVFALIIRDLPFSISAGIGFIALFGVAVLNGIVLVAEFNRLDKEGVTDIYERVIKGTRVRLRPVLMTATVAALGFLPMALSNSSGAEVQRPLATVVIGGLITATALTLIVLPVLYIYFTEGKVKLNLGRKKIATTLIVIGGLFFPAMQLQAQETSMVQEREITLQQAIEMALQNNNRIKIAQYEIEVEEKGKYGAITIPRTEFSYSRGEFNTPTVKDNQYGVTQRINFPTVYTSQFKLAMARVSSSEQLKVIEENDLIADVKTAYSRVVFLMQNKQLLQRQDSLYGNLNRSSSMRYESGESTKLESVTSATQSMQIKNKLQQNEADMRIAKRQLQVVLNTNDDISITDSELVRREIDLDIENQSVEQSPFYVYLKQQLEVRKRETNVERNKVLPDIMFGYNSQTFIGAQNSGIANQNFSDNDRFSFFQLGISIPLFPGGHRAKIQTAKIEEYIVQSQIELNKTQLQGELQNLLQEYYKLQGTLDYYQNEALPQAELIIDNSEKSFKSGDVSYTQYLQNLTLANSIQTEYLNTLYQYNQSIIVIEALLGL